A genomic window from Nocardioides rotundus includes:
- a CDS encoding helix-turn-helix domain-containing protein, whose product MTTQMPDPMPLFLRVAQVAELLEVDPRTVRRAIDENDLPAVRVAQTIRIPTGEFLAWAHLTPDSSEAGPASPATASPLRPSDQPEGAHHDGDPDTTATASNALRVVSGD is encoded by the coding sequence ATGACCACCCAGATGCCCGATCCAATGCCGCTATTCCTGCGGGTCGCCCAGGTCGCCGAGCTCCTCGAGGTCGACCCACGGACAGTACGACGCGCGATCGACGAGAACGACCTCCCCGCCGTCCGCGTCGCACAGACCATCCGCATCCCCACCGGCGAGTTCCTCGCCTGGGCCCACCTGACCCCCGACAGCAGCGAGGCCGGACCCGCCAGTCCGGCCACCGCCTCACCGCTGCGCCCCTCCGACCAACCCGAAGGAGCACACCACGATGGTGACCCCGACACCACAGCCACCGCAAGCAACGCCCTCCGCGTCGTCTCCGGCGACTGA
- a CDS encoding AAA family ATPase, with translation MTPPVEISPDFGHDHELHAVTPTDDDLAEHDAAFERENDAAAYFAKEVASEVMRQRVREEARRRLAAEERATASRPRPIRLDDFLARTFDSATYRISELWPTGGRVMLAAQWKAGKTTLVSNAIRALVDNATFLGRFDTTPGARVCLIDNELDPRFLHQWLSDQGITNTRDVSVITLRGRVATFDILDPDTRTEWARELAGHDVIILDCLRPVLDALNLSEDKDGGRFLVAFDALLAEAGANEALVVHHMGHHGERSRGDSRLQDWPDALWKLVRDKDADDDQLDDPTGSRYFSAFGRDVNVTQAELTYQPDTRHLTLGEAALTRREASARRRSEQLDQAVIDAVGEHPGINKTKLRYDVRNRGIGRNEDIDRAVERTVERGLITRRKVGNTWQHYPGEEPLPAQPAQPAPDPPGHAGKYMPARPIGAGMNMHTPNPTDGDHQ, from the coding sequence ATGACGCCACCCGTCGAGATCAGCCCCGACTTCGGTCACGACCACGAGCTGCACGCAGTCACCCCCACCGACGACGACCTCGCCGAACACGACGCCGCCTTCGAGCGAGAGAACGACGCCGCGGCCTACTTCGCCAAGGAAGTGGCCAGCGAGGTAATGCGTCAACGCGTCCGCGAAGAAGCCCGCCGCCGCCTCGCCGCCGAAGAACGTGCCACCGCCAGCCGGCCGCGCCCGATACGACTCGACGACTTCCTCGCACGGACCTTCGACAGCGCCACCTACCGGATCAGTGAACTCTGGCCCACCGGAGGCAGGGTCATGCTCGCCGCCCAATGGAAGGCCGGCAAGACCACCCTCGTCAGCAACGCCATCCGCGCCCTGGTCGACAACGCCACGTTCCTCGGCCGCTTCGACACCACCCCCGGCGCCCGCGTGTGCCTCATCGACAACGAGCTCGACCCCCGATTCCTCCACCAATGGCTCAGCGACCAGGGCATCACCAACACCCGCGACGTCAGCGTCATCACACTCCGCGGCCGTGTCGCCACCTTCGACATCCTCGACCCCGACACCCGCACCGAGTGGGCCCGCGAGCTCGCCGGGCACGACGTGATCATCCTCGACTGCCTCCGCCCCGTCCTCGACGCACTCAACCTCTCCGAAGACAAGGACGGCGGCCGATTCCTCGTCGCCTTCGACGCCCTCCTCGCCGAAGCCGGAGCCAACGAAGCACTCGTCGTCCACCACATGGGCCACCACGGCGAACGATCCCGCGGCGACTCGCGCCTCCAGGACTGGCCCGACGCCCTCTGGAAACTCGTCCGAGACAAGGACGCCGACGACGACCAACTCGACGACCCCACCGGCTCCCGCTACTTCTCCGCCTTCGGCCGCGACGTGAACGTCACCCAGGCCGAACTCACCTACCAGCCCGACACCCGACACCTCACCCTCGGCGAAGCCGCCCTCACCCGCCGCGAAGCCTCCGCCCGCCGTCGCAGCGAGCAACTCGACCAAGCCGTCATCGATGCCGTCGGAGAACACCCCGGCATCAACAAGACCAAGCTCCGCTACGACGTACGCAACCGCGGCATCGGACGCAACGAAGACATCGACCGCGCCGTAGAACGCACCGTCGAACGAGGCCTCATCACCCGCCGCAAGGTCGGCAACACCTGGCAGCACTACCCCGGCGAGGAACCCCTACCTGCCCAACCTGCCCAACCTGCCCCAGACCCGCCCGGGCATGCGGGCAAGTACATGCCCGCCCGCCCTATAGGGGCGGGCATGAACATGCACACCCCCAACCCCACCGATGGAGACCACCAATGA
- a CDS encoding WhiB family transcriptional regulator, which translates to MLTGPDVVVERLIPAGAGAEWAALSAALLELDGGPACRREPEVWWVTRSAALEAAARRCFGCPVIRECGAYAVAAREREGVWGGMTPAERDEVRQGAA; encoded by the coding sequence GTGCTGACGGGCCCGGACGTTGTGGTCGAACGGCTGATCCCGGCAGGCGCGGGGGCCGAGTGGGCGGCGCTGTCGGCGGCGCTGCTGGAGCTGGACGGCGGGCCGGCGTGCCGCCGGGAGCCGGAGGTGTGGTGGGTGACGCGGTCGGCGGCGCTGGAGGCTGCTGCACGTCGGTGCTTCGGGTGTCCGGTGATCCGGGAGTGCGGCGCGTACGCGGTCGCTGCCCGCGAACGAGAGGGCGTGTGGGGCGGGATGACGCCGGCCGAGCGGGACGAAGTGCGGCAGGGGGCGGCGTGA
- a CDS encoding helix-turn-helix domain-containing protein yields MSDRRPLLSAMVPPYAALVLDREVGEALVRRARDLEGLRQGEAARQLRVAAAQLREAARQLQEVQARAAVADDGSTAVPSGDRGADSESPPWTGVTTRVAAERLGVKERQVRNLIRDGQLSADRGPGRAWLVAEESLAAEIERRRGVDQ; encoded by the coding sequence GTGAGCGACCGGAGGCCGCTCTTGTCCGCGATGGTGCCGCCGTACGCGGCGCTGGTGCTGGACCGTGAGGTAGGCGAGGCGCTGGTGCGGCGTGCCCGGGACCTGGAGGGGCTGCGCCAGGGGGAGGCGGCGCGACAGCTGAGGGTCGCGGCTGCCCAGTTGCGGGAGGCGGCGCGGCAGTTGCAGGAGGTGCAGGCCCGGGCTGCCGTTGCCGACGACGGCAGTACGGCAGTGCCGTCGGGTGATCGGGGCGCAGACTCGGAGAGTCCTCCTTGGACTGGAGTAACAACCCGGGTGGCCGCCGAGCGGCTGGGCGTGAAGGAGCGGCAGGTGCGCAATCTGATCCGTGACGGCCAGCTCTCGGCGGACCGGGGGCCGGGGAGGGCGTGGCTGGTGGCCGAGGAGTCGCTGGCCGCGGAGATCGAGCGCAGGCGAGGAGTCGACCAGTGA
- a CDS encoding HK97-gp10 family putative phage morphogenesis protein, translated as MGARLDQSQLERFAVDLHAAGSRADVRLGQAVRRFVFEVEAAAKVTAPVDTGALRSSIGGASKTGVGRHVGAVDATVGYAGFVEYGTSTQAPQPFLGPAFDGAVPGLVQAALRIGAEAIQ; from the coding sequence GTGGGTGCGCGTCTGGACCAGAGCCAGCTGGAGCGGTTCGCCGTCGACCTGCACGCCGCCGGGTCTCGTGCTGATGTGCGTCTGGGGCAGGCGGTGAGGCGGTTCGTGTTCGAGGTCGAGGCGGCCGCGAAGGTCACGGCGCCGGTCGACACCGGCGCCCTCCGCTCCTCCATCGGTGGGGCGTCGAAGACGGGCGTGGGGCGGCATGTCGGCGCCGTGGACGCGACGGTCGGCTATGCCGGGTTCGTCGAGTACGGCACCTCGACGCAGGCGCCGCAGCCGTTCCTCGGGCCCGCGTTCGACGGTGCGGTGCCGGGGCTGGTGCAGGCGGCGCTGCGGATCGGGGCGGAGGCGATCCAGTGA
- a CDS encoding HIRAN domain-containing protein, with translation MAVVLVVVAVLGFVVVQVLRSEPIPSGDTTPQGEDPAPEQQQTSSLFDDPAPVAEPKPAPDAEPFDYEAELARLNAQIDAEAEALVEKLDREAAAELEREELAWAAELDEDDEPAGLQIGRRDYAPKAEEPALFEPDADGSVALRLIELPDADRLVLVSTRTGQIINPRSTGIWRTGIHIVTARGGQEHHQPAFAAADLRPGNAVDLVREPTNPHDPNAIKLCEPSSTTPWAYVMRGKAKRLAKLLDGGTELVAVTMHGPGPGIGRSTNPHVLVTTPDLWEQITRPS, from the coding sequence GTGGCGGTGGTCCTGGTCGTCGTCGCGGTGCTCGGGTTCGTCGTGGTCCAGGTGCTTCGTTCGGAACCGATCCCAAGCGGCGACACCACACCCCAGGGCGAAGACCCTGCACCGGAGCAGCAACAGACGTCGTCCCTCTTCGACGACCCGGCTCCCGTAGCGGAACCCAAGCCGGCCCCTGACGCGGAGCCTTTCGACTACGAGGCCGAGCTGGCTCGGCTCAACGCCCAGATCGACGCCGAGGCCGAAGCCCTCGTCGAGAAGCTCGACCGCGAGGCTGCTGCTGAGCTGGAGCGCGAGGAACTGGCGTGGGCAGCTGAACTCGATGAGGACGACGAGCCTGCCGGTCTCCAGATCGGCCGCCGCGACTACGCACCCAAGGCGGAGGAACCCGCGCTCTTCGAGCCCGACGCCGACGGCTCCGTCGCGCTGCGGCTGATCGAACTACCGGACGCCGACCGGCTCGTGCTCGTGTCAACCAGGACCGGACAGATCATCAACCCGCGAAGCACCGGGATCTGGCGGACAGGGATCCACATCGTCACTGCACGTGGCGGCCAGGAACACCATCAGCCGGCGTTCGCGGCGGCGGACCTGCGTCCGGGGAACGCCGTCGACCTGGTGCGGGAGCCGACGAACCCACACGACCCCAACGCCATCAAGCTGTGCGAGCCGAGCAGCACCACGCCGTGGGCGTACGTGATGCGTGGGAAGGCGAAGCGTCTAGCGAAGCTCCTTGACGGCGGCACCGAGCTGGTGGCGGTCACCATGCACGGGCCGGGCCCCGGGATCGGGCGGTCGACGAATCCGCATGTGCTGGTGACGACGCCGGACTTGTGGGAGCAGATCACTCGTCCGAGTTAG
- a CDS encoding helix-turn-helix domain-containing protein, whose amino-acid sequence MTAATLEDPVPYVLTAEGTLAAAGLVTVRQAAAMLRVSSKRVRLLARKGELDGVNLGMAWLLTLDSVRGYVPARSRRDARTAVLPALMRDQIAAGDLLTSDNAARLLGLTPETVARLAAAGRLEGFKAAGMWLVEGSSVAAYAARNRPLPGRRRSGRPRARRLAAGPLVERVEGRGGFAACGGQRNSADEKAYERARRQGYVTPAIGDRLAVRLLGLTGWEVWEEAWAA is encoded by the coding sequence GTGACCGCGGCGACGCTGGAGGACCCGGTGCCGTACGTCCTGACCGCCGAGGGAACGCTCGCGGCTGCCGGACTGGTGACCGTGCGGCAGGCCGCGGCCATGCTGAGGGTGTCGTCGAAGCGGGTGCGGCTGCTCGCCCGCAAAGGCGAGCTCGACGGGGTGAACCTCGGCATGGCGTGGCTCCTGACGCTGGACTCGGTGCGGGGCTACGTACCGGCGCGGTCGCGTCGTGACGCGCGGACTGCTGTGTTGCCGGCGTTGATGCGAGACCAGATCGCGGCTGGGGACCTGTTGACGAGCGACAACGCCGCCCGGCTGCTGGGGTTGACGCCGGAGACGGTGGCTCGGCTGGCCGCAGCTGGGCGCCTCGAGGGGTTCAAGGCCGCGGGGATGTGGCTGGTCGAGGGATCCTCGGTGGCGGCGTACGCGGCCCGGAATCGCCCTCTCCCGGGTCGAAGGCGTTCGGGGCGGCCGAGGGCCCGGCGGTTGGCTGCGGGGCCGCTGGTGGAGCGTGTGGAGGGCCGGGGCGGGTTCGCTGCGTGTGGTGGGCAGCGGAACTCGGCCGACGAGAAGGCGTACGAGCGTGCTCGCCGGCAGGGGTACGTGACGCCGGCGATCGGGGACCGACTCGCGGTGCGGTTGCTCGGGTTGACAGGTTGGGAGGTGTGGGAGGAGGCCTGGGCGGCGTAG
- a CDS encoding FecCD family ABC transporter permease encodes MTPSVGTATRQPDAPTDRSSSPGSDPLGLRAGRRRAAAWLVGLTLGLVLTIIAGVGLGASSLPVGTVARILASHLGIDLGGAWSAPADAIVWQVRLPRVLLSVLVGAGLAVCGVALQAMVRNVLADPYLLGVNSGASSGAAAAILFGFGAGFGEYALQSTAFLGALAASLLVFLVARSAGRVTSIRLLLAGVAVGYALYALTSFLIFASGSAEGARSVMFWLLGSLALAQWSAPLLIVAVVVGGSVALLTVWGRRLDALAIGDETAHTIGVRPDRVRLQLLLVVALCIGVVVSASGSIGFVGLVVPHLARRAVGGRHVRVVAVAALMGAILLVWADVLARTLFAPQEIPIGIITSLVGAPFLLVLIRRLHAAGG; translated from the coding sequence GTGACCCCGAGCGTCGGTACGGCGACCCGGCAGCCCGACGCTCCGACGGACCGCTCCTCCTCCCCGGGGTCGGATCCGCTCGGTCTGCGGGCCGGACGGCGGAGAGCGGCCGCGTGGCTGGTCGGACTCACGCTCGGGCTGGTCCTCACCATCATCGCCGGCGTGGGTCTCGGCGCCTCCTCGCTCCCGGTGGGGACGGTCGCGCGGATCCTGGCGAGCCACCTCGGGATCGACCTCGGCGGGGCCTGGAGCGCCCCGGCCGACGCGATCGTCTGGCAGGTGCGGCTGCCGCGCGTGCTGCTCAGCGTGCTCGTCGGTGCCGGGCTGGCCGTCTGCGGTGTCGCGCTGCAGGCGATGGTCCGCAACGTGCTCGCCGACCCCTACCTCCTCGGGGTCAACTCCGGCGCCTCCAGCGGCGCCGCGGCCGCCATCCTCTTCGGCTTCGGCGCCGGATTCGGGGAGTACGCCCTGCAGAGCACGGCCTTCCTCGGCGCCCTGGCCGCCTCCCTCCTGGTCTTCCTCGTCGCCCGCAGCGCCGGCCGGGTCACCTCGATCCGGCTGCTCCTGGCCGGTGTCGCGGTGGGCTATGCGCTCTACGCGCTCACCAGCTTCCTCATCTTCGCCTCCGGCTCCGCCGAGGGCGCCCGGTCGGTGATGTTCTGGCTGCTCGGCTCGCTGGCGCTGGCCCAGTGGAGCGCGCCGCTGCTCATCGTCGCGGTGGTCGTCGGAGGCTCGGTCGCCCTGCTCACCGTGTGGGGCCGCCGTCTCGACGCCCTCGCGATCGGTGACGAGACCGCCCACACCATCGGCGTACGCCCCGACCGGGTGCGGCTGCAGCTGCTGCTCGTCGTGGCGCTGTGCATCGGCGTGGTCGTCTCCGCCTCCGGCAGCATCGGCTTCGTCGGCCTCGTGGTCCCCCACCTCGCGCGCCGCGCGGTGGGCGGCCGGCACGTGCGGGTGGTCGCCGTCGCCGCGCTCATGGGCGCGATCCTGCTCGTCTGGGCCGACGTCCTCGCCCGCACGCTCTTCGCCCCGCAGGAGATCCCGATCGGGATCATCACCTCCCTCGTCGGAGCGCCCTTCCTGCTCGTGCTCATCCGTCGGCTGCACGCCGCTGGCGGCTGA
- a CDS encoding ABC transporter substrate-binding protein, producing MPVPHFRFRIAATVSALAVGLSACGSAGDDRAEPASSPAAGSYPVTVQNCGAEVTFDRAPERAVLLKSASVPFLAEIGVLDRVVARAGQYPEEYYDQETRAALDRIPLLTDELDSSGHLQISKESVIGQEADLVLGEIDNLSRSSLDAVGIPLLEEPALCDRGAGEPGFDAVYDQLELYGKVFGREKQARQAAADLKQEVAQIEKRVGGPSGRTAAVLYPTVGGGTTYAYGTGSMADPQLEAAGLENVFGDVDERVFEVTFEELLARDPDVLVLLHSEGEPGPVEDAITELPGAQDLTAVRNGDVMAQLFNFTEPPSPLAVEGLRRIVDRFGDQS from the coding sequence GTGCCCGTCCCCCACTTCCGCTTCCGCATCGCCGCCACCGTCTCCGCCCTCGCCGTCGGGCTCAGTGCCTGCGGCAGCGCCGGCGACGACCGGGCCGAACCCGCCTCCTCCCCCGCCGCCGGCAGCTATCCGGTGACGGTGCAGAACTGCGGCGCCGAGGTGACCTTCGACCGGGCGCCCGAGCGTGCGGTGCTGCTCAAGAGCGCCTCAGTGCCGTTCCTCGCCGAGATCGGCGTGCTGGACCGGGTCGTCGCGCGTGCGGGGCAGTACCCCGAGGAGTACTACGACCAGGAGACCCGCGCCGCGCTCGACCGCATCCCCCTGCTGACCGACGAGCTGGACAGCAGCGGGCACCTGCAGATCTCCAAGGAGTCGGTGATCGGGCAGGAGGCTGACCTGGTGCTCGGCGAGATCGACAACCTCTCCCGCTCGAGCCTGGACGCCGTCGGCATCCCGCTGCTGGAGGAGCCCGCGCTCTGCGATCGGGGCGCGGGCGAGCCCGGCTTCGACGCCGTCTACGACCAGCTGGAGCTCTACGGGAAGGTGTTCGGTCGGGAGAAGCAGGCTCGCCAGGCCGCTGCCGACCTGAAGCAGGAGGTCGCACAGATCGAGAAGCGGGTCGGCGGCCCCTCCGGTCGCACGGCCGCGGTCCTCTACCCGACGGTCGGCGGCGGTACGACGTACGCCTACGGCACCGGGAGCATGGCGGACCCCCAGCTGGAGGCGGCCGGCCTGGAGAACGTCTTCGGCGACGTGGACGAGCGGGTCTTCGAGGTCACCTTCGAGGAGCTGCTCGCCCGCGACCCCGACGTGCTGGTGCTGCTGCACAGCGAGGGCGAGCCCGGTCCGGTCGAGGACGCGATCACCGAGCTCCCCGGAGCCCAGGACCTCACCGCGGTCCGCAACGGCGACGTGATGGCGCAGCTGTTCAACTTCACCGAGCCGCCCAGCCCGCTGGCGGTCGAGGGCCTGCGCCGGATCGTGGACCGCTTCGGGGACCAGTCGTGA
- a CDS encoding ABC transporter ATP-binding protein: MIEARDLSWSYGRAQVLQAVSLAAPHGRVLGLIGPNGSGKTTLLRLLYGALTSPTGEVTLDGDPLSALPPRETARRLAVVVQESGTESSMTVAEMVLLGRGPHLSTFQRSGAHDQSVAALALERVGAAHLAARPFAGLSGGERQRVLIARALAQRASHLLLDEPTNHLDIRFQHEVLGLVAGLAHELETTTVVVLHDLNLAAQYCDDLVLLGGGGIAAAGPADEVLDPGILEPVYGIGIERVEAGGRLHLLFHPHTRRRSEDRSA; the protein is encoded by the coding sequence GTGATCGAGGCGCGGGACCTGTCCTGGTCCTACGGACGGGCGCAGGTGCTGCAGGCGGTGTCCCTCGCCGCCCCACACGGCCGGGTGCTCGGCCTGATCGGGCCCAACGGCAGCGGGAAGACCACACTGTTGCGTCTGCTCTACGGCGCCCTGACAAGCCCCACCGGCGAGGTGACCCTCGACGGCGACCCGCTCTCCGCGCTGCCGCCGCGCGAGACCGCGCGCCGGCTGGCCGTGGTGGTGCAGGAGTCCGGCACGGAGAGCTCGATGACCGTCGCGGAGATGGTGCTGCTGGGGCGTGGACCGCACCTGTCGACCTTCCAGCGCAGCGGCGCGCACGACCAGTCGGTGGCCGCACTGGCGTTGGAGCGGGTCGGGGCCGCGCACCTGGCGGCCAGGCCCTTCGCCGGTCTGTCCGGCGGTGAGCGGCAGCGGGTGCTGATCGCCCGGGCCCTGGCCCAGCGGGCCAGCCACCTGCTCCTCGACGAGCCGACCAACCACCTCGACATCCGCTTCCAGCACGAGGTGCTGGGCCTGGTCGCCGGGCTCGCGCACGAGCTGGAGACGACCACCGTGGTCGTCCTGCACGACCTCAATCTCGCCGCGCAGTACTGCGACGACCTGGTGCTACTCGGGGGCGGTGGGATCGCCGCGGCCGGTCCGGCCGACGAGGTCCTCGACCCCGGGATCCTCGAGCCCGTGTACGGCATCGGGATCGAGCGGGTGGAGGCCGGCGGACGCCTGCACCTGCTCTTCCACCCGCACACCCGCCGCCGATCGGAGGACCGGAGCGCATGA
- a CDS encoding class I SAM-dependent methyltransferase → MSLQDAINDYWTARAPSYDAYQQRPERRDLDVEAWGRVWSDALPPAPADVLDVGTGSGQVARLLAGLGHRVTGIDLADGMLELAREHAATDPRPPRFLPGDAVAPPFAPATFDAVVGRYVMWTLRDPAEAVASWIRLLRPGGVVAMADSTWFTDGLGELYGERPDAALPLADAPTIDATADVLREAGLTEVSVTPLEEILRLDRTHGVAPGHEVQLQYLLTGRRP, encoded by the coding sequence ATGAGCCTGCAGGACGCGATCAACGACTACTGGACCGCCCGCGCGCCGTCGTACGACGCCTATCAGCAGCGTCCGGAGCGCCGCGACCTCGACGTCGAGGCCTGGGGCCGGGTGTGGTCCGACGCCCTCCCGCCCGCTCCTGCGGACGTGCTCGACGTCGGCACCGGCAGTGGCCAGGTGGCCCGCCTGCTGGCAGGCCTCGGCCACCGGGTGACCGGGATCGACCTGGCCGACGGGATGCTCGAGCTGGCCCGCGAGCACGCGGCGACCGACCCGCGTCCGCCGCGGTTCCTGCCCGGGGACGCGGTGGCACCGCCCTTCGCGCCGGCGACGTTCGACGCGGTGGTCGGCCGCTACGTCATGTGGACGCTGCGCGACCCCGCCGAGGCGGTGGCGAGCTGGATCCGGCTGCTGCGCCCCGGTGGCGTGGTGGCGATGGCGGACAGCACCTGGTTCACCGACGGCCTGGGCGAGCTGTACGGCGAGCGCCCGGACGCCGCGCTCCCCCTTGCCGACGCGCCCACCATCGACGCGACCGCCGACGTGCTGCGCGAGGCGGGGCTCACCGAGGTGAGCGTGACCCCGCTGGAGGAGATCCTCCGGCTGGACCGCACCCACGGCGTCGCGCCCGGCCACGAGGTGCAGCTGCAGTACCTCCTGACCGGCCGCCGGCCGTGA
- a CDS encoding ABC transporter ATP-binding protein, with product MSLSAASVGWTVDRTVVLDDVTVAFRPGVMTGLLGPNGSGKTTLLTVLAGLTRPCTGRVRLGEDDVTRMAPRDRARRLALVEQEATTSLGLRVRQVVELGRSPYRSRFSHGDCAGDRIVDAALATARVDHLAERSWHTLSGGERQRTHLARALAQQPEVLLLDEPTNHLDLHHRLDFLDRVRRLGLTVVAALHDLELAAAYCDDLAVLDRGRLVAHGPVAEVLTSELLARVYGVDADVEPHPVHARPHVRWNGVLP from the coding sequence ATGAGCCTGAGCGCAGCCTCGGTCGGCTGGACGGTCGACCGCACCGTCGTGCTCGACGACGTCACCGTGGCGTTCCGCCCCGGGGTGATGACCGGGCTGCTCGGCCCCAACGGGTCGGGCAAGACGACGCTGCTCACGGTCCTCGCCGGGTTGACCCGCCCGTGCACCGGGCGGGTGCGGCTGGGGGAGGATGACGTGACCCGGATGGCCCCGCGGGACCGGGCACGACGACTCGCCCTGGTCGAGCAGGAGGCGACGACCAGCCTCGGCCTGCGGGTGCGCCAGGTGGTCGAGCTCGGCCGCTCGCCGTACCGATCGAGGTTCTCCCACGGCGACTGCGCCGGCGACCGGATCGTCGACGCCGCGCTCGCCACGGCGCGGGTGGACCATCTGGCCGAGCGGTCGTGGCACACCCTGTCCGGCGGGGAGCGGCAGCGCACCCACCTCGCCCGCGCGCTGGCCCAGCAGCCGGAGGTGCTGCTCCTGGACGAGCCGACCAACCACCTCGACCTGCACCACCGGCTGGACTTCCTGGACCGGGTCCGCAGGCTGGGGCTGACGGTGGTGGCCGCCCTGCACGACCTGGAGCTCGCGGCGGCCTACTGCGACGACCTCGCCGTGCTGGACCGCGGTCGGCTCGTCGCGCACGGCCCGGTGGCCGAGGTGCTCACCTCCGAGCTGCTCGCCCGGGTCTACGGCGTGGACGCCGACGTCGAGCCGCACCCGGTGCACGCGCGGCCGCACGTGCGCTGGAACGGGGTGCTCCCGTGA
- a CDS encoding FecCD family ABC transporter permease — MTLSRPLLLSTVAVGVVALMLASMAVSLGVGAVRVPLDSVVGVVLRRMHLGDFGVTVVADQIVWQLRMPRVLGAAAVGGGLAVCGAVLQSLTRNDLADPYLLGISSGASAGVVTVMVLGVSVAGLVGSAAVTAAGFLGALAALVLVLGLATGPRGALSPTRTVLAGVIVAQLCGAYVSVVVLMSGDQDAARRVLSWTLGSLAGMRWESAVLVAAVAVAGTAVAVAVAGQLDAFAFGEVAARSLGVRVERLRWLLLVVTALMTACLVAYAGAIGFVGLVVPHLVRGVTGPAHRVLLPLCALVGATLLVWSDTVARSLVESQEIPVGVVTAAIGAPFFCWMLFRMRGRA; from the coding sequence ATGACCCTGTCCCGACCTCTCCTGCTCTCGACGGTCGCTGTGGGCGTCGTCGCGCTGATGCTCGCCAGCATGGCGGTGTCCCTCGGCGTGGGCGCCGTGCGCGTCCCCCTGGACTCCGTGGTCGGCGTGGTGCTCAGGCGCATGCATCTGGGCGACTTCGGGGTCACGGTGGTCGCCGACCAGATCGTCTGGCAGCTGCGGATGCCTCGCGTGCTCGGGGCGGCCGCGGTCGGCGGGGGACTCGCCGTGTGCGGCGCCGTACTCCAGTCCCTGACCCGCAACGACCTCGCCGACCCCTACCTCCTCGGCATCTCCTCGGGCGCCTCAGCCGGGGTGGTGACGGTGATGGTGCTCGGCGTGTCGGTGGCCGGCCTGGTGGGGTCCGCCGCGGTGACCGCGGCCGGGTTCCTCGGAGCACTGGCCGCGCTGGTCCTGGTGCTCGGCCTCGCCACGGGCCCCCGCGGCGCCCTCTCCCCGACCAGGACCGTCCTCGCCGGAGTGATCGTCGCCCAGCTGTGCGGGGCCTACGTGTCCGTCGTGGTGCTGATGAGCGGCGACCAGGACGCCGCCCGACGGGTGCTGTCGTGGACGCTCGGCTCGCTCGCCGGCATGCGATGGGAGTCGGCCGTGCTCGTGGCCGCGGTGGCCGTGGCCGGCACCGCCGTGGCGGTGGCGGTGGCGGGGCAGCTCGATGCGTTCGCGTTCGGCGAGGTAGCCGCGCGATCCCTGGGGGTGCGGGTGGAGCGGCTGCGGTGGCTGCTGCTGGTGGTGACCGCGCTGATGACGGCCTGCCTGGTGGCGTACGCCGGCGCGATCGGCTTCGTGGGCCTGGTCGTGCCGCACCTGGTCCGGGGCGTCACCGGCCCGGCGCACCGGGTGCTGCTGCCGCTGTGCGCCCTGGTGGGTGCCACCCTGCTGGTGTGGTCCGACACCGTGGCCCGGTCGCTGGTGGAGAGCCAGGAGATCCCCGTGGGCGTGGTCACCGCCGCGATCGGCGCCCCGTTCTTCTGTTGGATGCTGTTCCGGATGCGGGGCCGCGCATGA